The DNA region GGGCTCGACCTTCCAGCCCCGGCCGACCCCGACGCGTGGCTCGCCGCCTGCTACGGGCCACAGTGGAGGACTCCGGATCCGTCGTTCCGGTTCCGAACGCCCCGCGCCACGCGCAGACGCTTCTACGGCTGGTTCGGCGAGCACAGCCTGTTCCGCAGCCTCTGGCTCGACCAGTACGCCGCTGCGGCTGCCGGGACCGTGCAGCCCGAGAGTGAACAGGCGCGCCGCTTCGCGGAGCAGCTCGCGCCCGGCTCCCTCGTCGTCGACGTCGGATGCGGCGACGGAGCCGACGCGCGATACTTCGCGTCGCTCGGCCACAGGGTGATCGCCTTCGACTTCGTGTGGCCGGCGATCGAGCGCGCCCGCGCCCTGGCGACGGATGCCGGAGTCGACGTCGACTTCAGGGTGTTGAACGTCGCCGACCGCCGCGACATCCTCGGACTCACCGTGGAGCTGGTCGCGGGGGGAGACTCCGTGAACTTCTTCCTCCGGCACTCGCTCGACGGCCTGGTCGACAGCGACAGGCTCACCATCCTCGAGCTGATGCGTCGCACGATGCATCCGGATTCCATCGGGTGGCTGACGACCTTCGGCGACTCGGCCGACGGCTTCAGCCCCGTCGACCCCATGAGCTGGCACATGCCATTGCGTGATCAGATGCGCTTGGCACTGGAGAACGATCTCCACCTCGAGTTACTGCACACCGAGGCGGCCGAGACGCCGTACGGTGAGCGCGTGGTGCTCGAGTCGATCCTGCGAAGAAGAGGTGCACGCACATCATGAAGGACAGAACCAAGAAGCGGATGATCCGCATGGGCTGGAAGATGTCACCGGAGACCATGGCAGCCATGGAGGAGGTCCACGCTTTCCGTGAGGAGGTCGCCGAACTGCGGAAGGCCGTGGCAGACCTCAAGCGCGAAGTCGATGAGTCGCGCCGGGACAGCCTGCGCATCGCGGAGTTGACCGACGTCGTCGTGCAGAAATTGGCGGAGTTTGAGACACGCACGGAGGGTGGCGGTGTCTCTGCTGGTTCTTAGTCCTTGCCTCGCACCACGTTGATGACCTGCCCTGTGAGATCTGTCGTCAACAGCTTCAACGTCACGTTCGCGACTGTCTCCGCCTCGAGCAGAGTTCCGGCAGGCTCCTCGCCGAATGCACGAGTGCGCATCGGCGTGCTGGTGCGCTGAGGATTCACGCAGTTGACCTTGACGCCGGCGTCGGCCCACTCGTCGGCGAGGGCCTGAGTGAGATTGACGATGCCTGCCTTCGTGGCGGAGTACAGGCTGTAGCCGGCGCGCCCGCGGGTGTATGAACTCGATGTGAAGTACACCAGTTGGCCCTGGGTCTCTTCGAGGTAGCTGTAGGCCTCCTGGGCGATCTTCGCCGGGGCTGCGAGATTGACATCGAGAGTACGACGCAGGTCGCGGCGCTTCGTCTCGTTGAGCGGTGCGATCGAGAGGATGCCGGCTGTCACGATGACGAAGTCAATCCGGCCCGTCGCTTCCGCAGCTGTGGCCAAGGCTGCCCGAACGGCCTTGCGCGAGGTGATGTCCGTTCCCGTGGTCGAGCGGCTGAACGCGAAGACGTCGGCTCCGAAGGACCGCGCACCGTCGACGATGCTGGCTCCGATGCCATAGCTGGCGCCCAGCACGACGACAGTCTTGCCGGTGAATTCGTCGGGAGCCGGCCCACCTGGGGACGAGAGGTCTTCGGTCTGGAGTTGGAAGATCTTGTCGGCGATATGGATGTCGAGTGGCTCGGTGACCTTCATGTTCTCCGGTGTCCCGTCGACGACGTAGATAGGCACCTCCGGCGTGTACTTGAACACCACTCCGCAGTCATCAGTCGCGGCGAAATCGGGGTCGTCTGCGGCGATCGCATAGGCGCGTCGGATGGCCGAGATGTGGAATGCCTGAGGTGTTTGGCCGCGGCGCAACGTAGAACGCACGGGGATGCCAGTGATGTGGCGGCTTTCGTCGACCTCGATGATGGTGTCGGCTGACGGGATCGCCGTGTCGACAGCTTGATATTCCTCCAGTGCAGAGACGCAATCGGCGATGATGCGATCGTCGATGAACGGCCGCACCGCATCGTGGAAGATCACGTTGATCTCCTCATCGGCGGGCAGCGCATCTAGGGCGAGTTTCGTGGTGTCGTTGCGGGTGTCCCCGCCTGGCAGCACCGCAGTCAGCTTGTCGTAACGCGGATCATCGCGGATGTAATCGAGTTCGCGAATCGAGGCGGCATTCATCATCACGATGACCTCGTCGATCAGTGGGTTGTCGTTGAGGGTCTCGAGCGTGTGCTCGACGATCGCCTTGCCCGCGATACGGATGAGCTGCTTCGGAATGCCGAGTCCGACACGTACACCGACGCCTCCGGCAAGGACAACAGCGACGTTTCTCGGTCGAACGGTTGACACGTTGCGACTCCTCTCGTGTCTTGGCATCATCGCGATGACGCGGGGGGCGCAGAGCCCGCGTCAGTCTATCCGGTGTGTCCGGCCCGGCTCTGACTGGCGCGCTGGACACAACTCACCACCTCGGCTCGAGGCCGCCCGCGCGCCGCGGGTGCAGCGCCCGGAGGGCGCTGCACCGGTCAACCGCCGGATGGAGTTCCTGCCGCCGTCATCAGGTTGCGTCGCCACGCGGTACGAACACCTCGTCGACGAGACGCCCGGCCGCGTGCCCATCGTCCTTCTCCATGAAGCGGCGACGAAACTCTGCCACGGCCGCGCTGTACTCCGCGGCAACGGAGTCCAGGTTCTGAACGGCGTCCAGGACCTCTGCCGTGGTTGTGAGCCAAGGCCCGGGTGCTGTGCCCTCGTACGGGATCATCGGCTCGCGACTATCGAAATACTGCTCTCGGTCAGGCGTGAAGAAGATCATCGGCTTTCCCGTGAGGGCGTAGTCGAAGCGCAGCGAGGAGTAGTCGAGGATCGCTGCATCTGAGGCGAGGATGAGCTCGGTGATCGAGGGGTGGTCGGTGACATCGATGATGCTCGCCCCCTTGACGTTGTATCCGACGCGAGAGTTCATCACATGACCGCGCACAAGGAAAGTGTGAGTGTCGCCGAGCTGGCGGGCCAGTCCGCGCACGTCCAGCGCCGTCATGGGACGAGCCCGGAACTCGTCGAGCGAGAGGTAGTCACGATATGTGGGACCGTAGAGTACGACGGTGTGATCGTCGGGGATGCCGAGGCGCCGTCGTGTCGCCAAGCCGATCTCGGAGGCTTCAGGCGCGAGCAGTGCATCGTTGCGCGGGTATCCGATCTCGAGCATGGTCCCGGACCACTCCTCCTTCTCGGGAAGGAACTCTCGGAGGAGGTCCGATGCATACGCCGACGGGCTCAGTAGGTAGTCCCATTCGAGTGCCCGCTCGTAGAACGAGGCGACACGGCTTTCGGGAAGCTTGCTCGCCGCCCAGTGTCGACGACCCGCCAGCTTGAACGGATAGCCGTGGAAGGTCTCGATCAGCACCTGGCCTTCGTTCTTCTTGAACCAATCGGGCTGATGAACGTTGACCATGACGTATTTGGACTCGGACATGGCACGGTAGAAGGCTCCGGACCCTTCGATGACTCGGCGCCCGCCCTCCGGAATGGGCACCGAGGTCGTCTTCGTCGCCCACAGCAACTGCAGGGCACTGCCGCGTCGGCGCAGCTCGTGATGCACGGCCTCAGCGGTGTCGTTGGCCACCTCGCCATAGAGGCAGCGGAACAGGACAGCCCGCTGGCCCGGGCGATCGTTGACCTCGAGCTCTGCGGCATCCTGCTTCAGGACGGCCTGGTTGTACGGACCGATCTCGTAGTTCGCGAGCGGTGGCTCCACGATGACGTTGAGGCGACCACTCGGAGATCGCTGTGCGCTCACTCTGGCGCGAGGGAACAGCGTGGTCGTCGGCATCTCGCGCGACAGCTCGCCGGAGACCAGAGGGAAGACGGTCGCCTTCGAGTCGAGCACGGCCACGTGGTAGTGGTCCGTCGGAATCGTCGTCGGATCGTTGCCCCAGAATGCCTGTTCGGTGCTGACAGTGGCCGACAGGAGCCCAGGCCCGATCGGAGCGAGCTCGGCATCGAATTGGAATTTCGACGACCGCAGCTGCACCTGCATCTTCGACTCGTCCATGCCGGTGGACCGGACGGTCAGCGTGATGGCATTCTCAGTCACGTCGACGCCCACGATCTCGGCGCATCGGACGCGCTCGACGAGGAGGGTGGCGGAGCCGGGTAGATAGATCCTGCCCTCCCGCCCGATATTGGCGCGATCCTCCAGGAGGGAACCGCCGACTCGGCGCTCCAGCACCAGATTCTGGGCCAGGTCCCTGGATGCCGCACGCAAGGGGACGGTGACGGGAGAAATGACCGGGATCCAAGATCCGTCTCCCGTCTCAACCTCCACGCGCCAGACGCGCTGGGTGTAGTTGCCACCCCAGGCGACAGGTCCTTCAGCGGGGACGACGATGGTGGCGGTGTACTCGCCGGGAGTTCCGGGGGCGCTCTTGAGCGGAGTCTTCCCGAGTGGAACTGCGAATCGGTCGTCCGTGCGGACGATGGCTATGGATTGAAGGTCCTGTCCGGTGATCGTGATCCCGATCCGGCGCCCGGAGTAGGTGTAGCCGTGAACCGATGCCCTCGGTTGAAAGGCGCGGACCGCGAGGTATCCGAGGCGGTCTTCGGTGAAGTCGATGAGAGCACCGTTCACGAGGCGCGCTTCGGATTCACCGCCACGGCGGTGGAAATGAAGTGCCCGCGTGCGGGAAAGTCTCGCGCAGGTCAGAGTGAGGATGATCTGATACTCATCGGGTTCCGCGGCGAGGACGGCCGCGTCGAACCGCAGCGCGAAGTGCGCCTTGCTGCCGTCCGTGTTGGCTGTGGAGAAGGCTGAGCTCTGCAGTGGATCGAATGCGAAGTCCACGGCGGCCGGATGACGCACACCTGTGTTTCGACCGACGATTTCGGCCGAGATGTCAACGCGATTCACCGCCGGGTCGACGTTGGAGATGGCGGCCCAGCCCTGGATTTCAACCTCGGTATCCGAGCTCCAGGAGACTTTCTGCGTCTCGGAGCGGAGCCGAGTCTCGAAGTCGCTGAGCTCGAAGACCTCGTCGGGCAGGTCCGCAAGGAGCGTGCGGCGCAGTGGCGCTTCGACGCGGACGCGTTCGCCGGCGACCTCAGTCGGGTATGCATCCTGTCGCCATCCTCCAGCCGCCAGAAAGGCCTCGAAGTCGGCGCGACGGTCGTTGCGGATGAGCTCGAAGGCGATCTTGTTCCTGGCGGGCACGTGCCGCCAGACCGATGGCCGGTCATCGGCGCGATCCAGAAGCCGCTTCAGGGACGCGGTGAACGTGTCCCACTGCTCGTCGTCCGCATCCGGCAACAGGACGAGGGGGTGGGAGTAGTCGTTGGTGAGGAGCTGTTGGAGTCGTACATCGCGTGCTTCGAGGAGCCCTTCGTGCTCGAGCGTGTCGAGGGAGGTGAGGGCGACCGCGATGTGGTCCTCGACGTTGCGCGTCGAAAGCACGGACTGCGAGATAGACGTTCCGTCCTCGCGCACGCGCCAGTTGACCGTGGGAGCCGTCAGCACATCGATGCCCTTGGCCAGCGCGTATGCCCGGGTCGACACCGGCTGGTCCTCATAGAGGATGCCCTCCGGGAAGGCCAGGTCGTTCTCGAGCCAGAATCGGCGGCGGTACACCTTGCTCCAAGCGACGGCGTTCGCCTGGATCTCGGGAAAGTCGATCAGCCTGGTTCCGAGTCGCTCGATCTCATGCGCGCGGTAGATCCACGGACCCGCCGCGTGCTCCTGGCCCCGTACCAGACGGCGGTAGGGAGAGACCGCCATGTCCGACCCTGACTCGCGAAGTGCCGCGATCACCGGTGTGAAGGCGTGTCGCGAAACCGTGTCGTCACTGTCGATGAACGCGATGAACTCGCCGTGGGCGTGGTCAGCGCCGGTGTTCCGCGCGGCGCCGAGCCCGCCGTTCTCTCGATGCACGATCCGGATGCGCGGGTCCAACCTCGCCATGCGTTTTGCTATGTCCACACTCCCATCGGTGCCGCCGTCATCGACCACGATCACCTCGATGTCCCGGTACGTCTGCTTGAGCAGGGAGTCGAGCGCTGCCCGGATGAACTGTTCCACGTTGTACACGGGAACGACGATCGAGAGGAGGCCCGGCTGAATGGCCTGCGGGCGCGCGATGATTCGTGTTCGGCGTACAGCACCGGTCGCCCAGGCTCGGGACTTGCGCGCTGCATCGCGCGCGGGAAGGAGGCTCGGACGACCGAGCACTTTCAGGGCGGCGTACTTGAGATTCACGACTTCCTCGGATTCGCTCGCTGCGCGAAGTGACGCGGAGCCGACAATAGGATATCCGGTGTACAACCGCGGCGAGGTCGTGGCGCAACTAAGCGAGAGCGACGTGACGTACACCTGCTCCTGTGTCTCTCAGGTTCATCGTCGTGCCGCACGTTTAGAGTTATGTCTCGCGCACCCGATCGGGTGGCATCGCCAGGCAAGGAACAGACATGACAACTGACGGCAAGCGAATTCTGGTGCGATCGGGCAAGGCCCCGCACGTCGTGGTCTCACCTGAAGCGTCGCTCGCGCGCAACGGCTGGGGTGTGTTCGGTGCCAACGTGGGCAACCTGCTCTTCACCAACTCGGTGTTCCGAGCGGTCAACGTCCGCGGTGCGACGACGGTGTCCGACTCGCTCCTGACCGAGCTGCCCGGGGGGCAGGCGGACGAATACATCGACCGCATCAACAACGAATTCGATCTCTTCGTCATTCCCTTGGCGAATGCCTTCAGGCCGCAGTATGAGGCATCCCTCAAGCGCCTCACCACTGTCATCCGACGCCTCAAGATCCCGGTCGTGGTCACCGGCGTGGGCGTACAGGCGCTTGAAGTCTCAGAAGGCGGTCTCTCTGCCGGGCAGCAGCTCGACACGTCGGCACGCGAGTTCATGACCGCGGTGCTCGAACGGTCGGCATCCGTCGGTGTCCGCGGTGAGCGCACTGCCGCCTACCTGTCGGCCCTTGGATTCGGACAGCGAAACGTCGAGATCATCGGATGTCCCTCTCTCTACGACCAGGCTGTGGCGGCTCCCATGGTCAAGCGAGTCGACGCCATCACCGAGACTTCGCCTCTCGCGATCAACATCACACCCAGTGCGCCAGGCATCGGCGGCGTCGTCCAGCACAACGTCGAGAAGTATCGCGACCTTGTCTACGTCCCGCAGGAACACCATGAACTGGGGATGCTCCTCTGGGGTGACAAGATCAAGCATTCCGATGCGCGTCTGCCGCTGCATGCCGATCATGAGCTCTATCGCGAGGACCGCATCAGGTTCTTCGTCGACCCAGCGTCCTGGTACGAGTTCATGCGGGGACGTGACTTCGCCTTCGGGACGCGAATCCACGGAACCATCGCTGCGCTCGCCGCAGGCACTCCAGGTGTGCTCATCTCGCATGACGAACGCACGCGCGAGCTCGCCGACTACCATCGCATCCCTTATCACCAGGCGGACGACTCAAGCGTCTTCGACGCGGCCGCACTGTACGAGGGCGCGGACTTCTCTGAGTTCAACGCTTTCCGGGCCGAGTCTTTCCAGCGCTACACAGAGTTCCTCGAGCACAACGACGTTGCGCACATCTTCACGCCGGGCAACGAGAATCCAGACTATGACGCACAGCTTGCAGCGACCGCCTACCCCGAAGGTGTCGGACCGATCGGTGCCGCGGGAACGGACGCAGTCGCCCAGCTGATCGACCGGGTTCGCTGGTTGAGGCAGGGCGCAGGTGCCGACAAGAAGCGCGGACACGGAGGATATGTACCGCCTTTCCGTCCGGCTCCCGGAAGGAACCCCGACCAGAAGATCATCGCCCTCCAGAAACGATTAGACGCAGCGATCGCCCGGATCGAGAAGCTGGAGGCAGAGCCGGAGGCCGAACCTCCCACAGTGCGGAACCGCATCTCTGCCGCCGCGAAGAAACTCAGATCAACCAAGTCCGATTAGGGAGACACGGTGAAAGTGCTGTCGCGGGTGTTGGTGTGAGGCGCGCGATGATGGCGCTGCGGTCGCTCCTCGGATCACTGAGCCGCAAGGCTGAGGTGAGGGAGGAGGCGGAGGCGCCGCGCCTCGGCGACATCGTCCACGAATGGGTTTCAGCTCTGAGTCAAGACGGCAGCGGGCGCGTTGTCGTCTTGAGCGGTCAAGACGATGACGAGCATGCCCGCCTGATCGCTGAGGCCCTTCCGAACGCCTCGGTCACGGCGATCGCATTCGGCGCTGCCGGTACTGGCGCGCATGCCGATGTGGGAGAGTACCCACGGGTCGATGCCGTGTATGCAGCAGACGCAGAATCTGCGTGGATTCGCGTGATTGCCGGAGTAGAGCCCGTTGTCATCCTTCACGGGGGCGGCATCGATCCCGAGCTGGAGATCGCGATATTCAAGGCTCTGTACCCGACTCTGCGGAACGGCGGAAGCTATCTCCTCGAGGGAACGATTCTCGACTCATCGCGACCTGCGACCAACTCGAGATCAGTCGGTGACTACCTCAAGAGGATCATCGCGATTCGGGAGCTGTCCGACGGGGCAGCTCGTCGAGCTATTCCCCTCGAGGATCGTGCACTCGGTGACGCCATCGAGGACGTGCGTGCTTTCGGGGACAATGTAGCGATAGTGAAGCGGTTCACCCATGCGATCAAGTTGAGCGAGGAGATTGCGGAGGAGGTGATACTCGGGAGGATCGGATCTGCGCGAGTTCGCACGATCAAGGAGATCCCACCTCAGTCGATCACGTCCCGGACCGTCGTCTCGAGCAATCGTCCTGCCTTGTCGCGCCGGTTTCCGTCGGTGTTGCACGTCCCGAAGCTCCTGCTTCGAGAATACGATCGCGTCGTGTGCGCGCCTCGCCAGGTGAGCATGGTCGACTGGCTAGTCCTCCCGACCTCGTTCCACCAACCCTGGTATCGCCCCCTCAGGACACGCGGCCTAGTCGACGCCGGTCCCCGCTTCACACGAATAAAGCCCGAGATGCGCAAGCCCCCACGGCTGGCCGGTGCGTTCTTCCATCTCGACAACGAATGGGCCGGACACTATGGCCACTTCATCACGCAGGACCTGTCGAAGCTGTGGGGTTGGCAGGACGCCCTCGCTTTGCACCCGGACTTGAAGATACTCATCAGCGCACACGACGGGGCACCGGACTTGCACGGGTTCCAGATCGAGATGTTGGCGGCGTTGGGGATCGACGCTGAACGGATCCATGTGATCACGGCCCCTGTTGTGGTCGATCATCTCATCACAGCCACTCAGGCGTTCCAGAATCCTCGGTTCATAAGCCCCACGATGTCCGATCTATGGCGTGATATGTCCGTCAGACTGGCGCGGGGCACCGAGTCCGACGTCGTACCCGATAGGGTGTTCGCCGCACGAGGAGGCGAGTTCAAGCGCGCCTGTCGCAATGCTCGAGACGTCGAGAAACTGTTCGAGGACCACGGCTTCACCATCATCTACCCCGAATCGATGTCCATCGCCGAGCAGGTTTCGACGTTCAGCAGGGCACACGTCATCGCCGGCTACACAGGATCGGCGCTTCTGAACCTGATCTTCTCGTCCACTCCTGGCGTTCGTATCCTGATCGGGTCGGAATCCTACACATCCGTCAATGAATACTTGATCTCGGCCCTCCAGGGTGACGAGTTCCATTACTTCTGGTGCGAGCCCGACATCCATCACCCAGACGGCGGCCGGTCGGGGAAGGCTTTCCACTCGGACTTCGAGTTCGATTTCGATCGCGATGGCCCTGCGCTTGTCTCACTCCTAGAGAGCATCTGAACGTTGGGTTCACGCGCTATCAGCAATTGGCGCAGGCTCGCGTGCCTCGGAACAGGATCAGGGCGCAGAGCCGAGTCTGCTCGGCACGAACAAGCGCGCTTACTGAACGTCGATTGACCGCACCAGTGCGTCACGCGTCACGCGGCAGCAGCCGTGACGCAGCGGATCCGGGTGCTCGCACTGAGGTGCGGGACTCGCTGACGGAGTACGGCTGGAGGGGGTGGCGCTGGCCGCCCGAACCGTCTGAAGCTTGGGGATCGATGCCGTAACGCTCGACTCCTCCGGCTTCGTCAGCTGAGGAGTGGAACAATGAGAAAGTCACTGGTCGTCGTTGTCGGTGCGATCCTGACCGCAGGGATCCTGGTCGCGGGAGTCGGGACCGGCGCTGCGATGGCCGAGACGCCTCCGCCGGACCAGCCCGCTGACGCTAAGGCCGAGGCGCCGGCACTCGGACCCGCCGTGCCATTGCCAGCGCAGCAGCGCGCCGTCTACACCCCCATCAACACCTGTCGGATCGTCAACACCACGGCAGGCCTCGGGAAGATGGCGAACAATCAGGTTCGCGCCTTCCGCGTTCGCGGTTCCGGGAGCATGACCGGACAGGGCGGAGGTGGTACCGGATGTGGCATTCCACTGGGGGCGTCATCCATCACAGCCGTCGTCACGACATTGGACTCGATAGCCGGAGGACGATTGATCGGCTACCCGACCGGGGCTCCCTCCGTCTTCCGATTCGCTTCCTACGTGAAGGGCGAGGGCACTGCGACCGCGACCCTCACACTGGCCGCTCGGGGGGTCGCGGCGCCGCTGTCGATCAAGAATATTGGTGGACCGACCCATCTCGTGATCGACGTGACCGGGTACTTCCTTCCGCAGATATCGGCGAAGGTCAGCGGCACCGGGGACCTGACCACTGCGTCCAGCCGAGTGCTCAGTGCGACTCAGTTCTCGACGGGGATCTTCCGGGTCACACTCGATGCTCCGGCTGACGGTTGCGTCGCCGTCGCCTCACCCGACGGATCAGGAGCCTTCACGGCGAGCGCGATCATCATCGGTTACACCGTGACCATCTACGGGTATTCCACGGTGTCCGGGGATCTGGTCAATATCCGGACGTCCCTCGCTGTGATCTGCTGACGTGTGCGGTCTCGTGGGCACCGAGTGTCCCCCTGAAAGTGATCGTCCCGACGTTGTTGGCGACGGAGCCAGGACCGGGTGACACCGGCCGGGACGCACGCCGGAACGACGATGGCCCCGCTCCATCCGGAACGGGGCCGTCGAACGCCGAGCCGCCGATCAGACGAACGCGGCCTTGCCCGTGATGGCGCGACCGACGATGAGGGTGTTCATCTCGCGGGTGCCCTCGTAGGAGTAGATGGCCTCTGCGTCGGCGAAGAAGCGGGCGACGTCGTAGTCGACGACGATGCCGTTGCCTCCGAGCGACTCCCGCGCCCACGCGACGGTCTCCCGCATCCGTGCCGTCGTGTAGGCCTTGGCGAGAGCTGAATGCTCGTCGCGCTGCTCGCCGCGGTCGAGCATCTCGGACACCCGGACGACCATGCCGATGGAGGCGGTGATGTTGCCGAGGCACTTCACCAGCAGGTCCTGGATGAGCTGGTGCGATCCGATGGTCTTGCCGAACTGCACGCGCTCGCCGGCGTACTTCACGGCCGCCTCGTAGGCGCCGCCGGCGGTTCCGACGGCTGCCCAGGCTACCTCGGCGCGGGTCAGGCGCAGCACCTTGGCCGTGTCCTTGAACGAGTTGGCGTTCGCCAGCCGCAGGCTCTCGGGAACCACGACGTTCTCGAGGGTGATGTCGGCGTTCTGCACCGAGCGGAGGCTGATCTTGTTCTCGATCTTGGTGGCCGTGTAGCCGGGGGTCGAGGTCGGCACGATGAATCCCTTCACCTGGCCGTCGGCCGTGTC from Leifsonia sp. Root1293 includes:
- a CDS encoding polysaccharide pyruvyl transferase family protein, whose protein sequence is MGNLLFTNSVFRAVNVRGATTVSDSLLTELPGGQADEYIDRINNEFDLFVIPLANAFRPQYEASLKRLTTVIRRLKIPVVVTGVGVQALEVSEGGLSAGQQLDTSAREFMTAVLERSASVGVRGERTAAYLSALGFGQRNVEIIGCPSLYDQAVAAPMVKRVDAITETSPLAINITPSAPGIGGVVQHNVEKYRDLVYVPQEHHELGMLLWGDKIKHSDARLPLHADHELYREDRIRFFVDPASWYEFMRGRDFAFGTRIHGTIAALAAGTPGVLISHDERTRELADYHRIPYHQADDSSVFDAAALYEGADFSEFNAFRAESFQRYTEFLEHNDVAHIFTPGNENPDYDAQLAATAYPEGVGPIGAAGTDAVAQLIDRVRWLRQGAGADKKRGHGGYVPPFRPAPGRNPDQKIIALQKRLDAAIARIEKLEAEPEAEPPTVRNRISAAAKKLRSTKSD
- a CDS encoding glycosyltransferase family 61 protein, with translation MMALRSLLGSLSRKAEVREEAEAPRLGDIVHEWVSALSQDGSGRVVVLSGQDDDEHARLIAEALPNASVTAIAFGAAGTGAHADVGEYPRVDAVYAADAESAWIRVIAGVEPVVILHGGGIDPELEIAIFKALYPTLRNGGSYLLEGTILDSSRPATNSRSVGDYLKRIIAIRELSDGAARRAIPLEDRALGDAIEDVRAFGDNVAIVKRFTHAIKLSEEIAEEVILGRIGSARVRTIKEIPPQSITSRTVVSSNRPALSRRFPSVLHVPKLLLREYDRVVCAPRQVSMVDWLVLPTSFHQPWYRPLRTRGLVDAGPRFTRIKPEMRKPPRLAGAFFHLDNEWAGHYGHFITQDLSKLWGWQDALALHPDLKILISAHDGAPDLHGFQIEMLAALGIDAERIHVITAPVVVDHLITATQAFQNPRFISPTMSDLWRDMSVRLARGTESDVVPDRVFAARGGEFKRACRNARDVEKLFEDHGFTIIYPESMSIAEQVSTFSRAHVIAGYTGSALLNLIFSSTPGVRILIGSESYTSVNEYLISALQGDEFHYFWCEPDIHHPDGGRSGKAFHSDFEFDFDRDGPALVSLLESI
- a CDS encoding acyl-CoA dehydrogenase family protein; protein product: MTFDILASDFYSYESLLSPQEQEALGAIRSYLETEVRPIVGDYWNRAEFPMQIVKPLAELNTFRFGWAETKPFENSAVFRGFVALELARIDASVATFVGVQNGLTTGAISVGGSQEQKDEWIPKLASGEVIGAFALTEPLSGSDSAQGLRTTATRDGDTWTLNGSKRWIGNATFSDITVVWAKDTADGQVKGFIVPTSTPGYTATKIENKISLRSVQNADITLENVVVPESLRLANANSFKDTAKVLRLTRAEVAWAAVGTAGGAYEAAVKYAGERVQFGKTIGSHQLIQDLLVKCLGNITASIGMVVRVSEMLDRGEQRDEHSALAKAYTTARMRETVAWARESLGGNGIVVDYDVARFFADAEAIYSYEGTREMNTLIVGRAITGKAAFV
- a CDS encoding bifunctional glycosyltransferase/CDP-glycerol:glycerophosphate glycerophosphotransferase — translated: MNLKYAALKVLGRPSLLPARDAARKSRAWATGAVRRTRIIARPQAIQPGLLSIVVPVYNVEQFIRAALDSLLKQTYRDIEVIVVDDGGTDGSVDIAKRMARLDPRIRIVHRENGGLGAARNTGADHAHGEFIAFIDSDDTVSRHAFTPVIAALRESGSDMAVSPYRRLVRGQEHAAGPWIYRAHEIERLGTRLIDFPEIQANAVAWSKVYRRRFWLENDLAFPEGILYEDQPVSTRAYALAKGIDVLTAPTVNWRVREDGTSISQSVLSTRNVEDHIAVALTSLDTLEHEGLLEARDVRLQQLLTNDYSHPLVLLPDADDEQWDTFTASLKRLLDRADDRPSVWRHVPARNKIAFELIRNDRRADFEAFLAAGGWRQDAYPTEVAGERVRVEAPLRRTLLADLPDEVFELSDFETRLRSETQKVSWSSDTEVEIQGWAAISNVDPAVNRVDISAEIVGRNTGVRHPAAVDFAFDPLQSSAFSTANTDGSKAHFALRFDAAVLAAEPDEYQIILTLTCARLSRTRALHFHRRGGESEARLVNGALIDFTEDRLGYLAVRAFQPRASVHGYTYSGRRIGITITGQDLQSIAIVRTDDRFAVPLGKTPLKSAPGTPGEYTATIVVPAEGPVAWGGNYTQRVWRVEVETGDGSWIPVISPVTVPLRAASRDLAQNLVLERRVGGSLLEDRANIGREGRIYLPGSATLLVERVRCAEIVGVDVTENAITLTVRSTGMDESKMQVQLRSSKFQFDAELAPIGPGLLSATVSTEQAFWGNDPTTIPTDHYHVAVLDSKATVFPLVSGELSREMPTTTLFPRARVSAQRSPSGRLNVIVEPPLANYEIGPYNQAVLKQDAAELEVNDRPGQRAVLFRCLYGEVANDTAEAVHHELRRRGSALQLLWATKTTSVPIPEGGRRVIEGSGAFYRAMSESKYVMVNVHQPDWFKKNEGQVLIETFHGYPFKLAGRRHWAASKLPESRVASFYERALEWDYLLSPSAYASDLLREFLPEKEEWSGTMLEIGYPRNDALLAPEASEIGLATRRRLGIPDDHTVVLYGPTYRDYLSLDEFRARPMTALDVRGLARQLGDTHTFLVRGHVMNSRVGYNVKGASIIDVTDHPSITELILASDAAILDYSSLRFDYALTGKPMIFFTPDREQYFDSREPMIPYEGTAPGPWLTTTAEVLDAVQNLDSVAAEYSAAVAEFRRRFMEKDDGHAAGRLVDEVFVPRGDAT
- a CDS encoding bifunctional cytidylyltransferase/SDR family oxidoreductase → MSTVRPRNVAVVLAGGVGVRVGLGIPKQLIRIAGKAIVEHTLETLNDNPLIDEVIVMMNAASIRELDYIRDDPRYDKLTAVLPGGDTRNDTTKLALDALPADEEINVIFHDAVRPFIDDRIIADCVSALEEYQAVDTAIPSADTIIEVDESRHITGIPVRSTLRRGQTPQAFHISAIRRAYAIAADDPDFAATDDCGVVFKYTPEVPIYVVDGTPENMKVTEPLDIHIADKIFQLQTEDLSSPGGPAPDEFTGKTVVVLGASYGIGASIVDGARSFGADVFAFSRSTTGTDITSRKAVRAALATAAEATGRIDFVIVTAGILSIAPLNETKRRDLRRTLDVNLAAPAKIAQEAYSYLEETQGQLVYFTSSSYTRGRAGYSLYSATKAGIVNLTQALADEWADAGVKVNCVNPQRTSTPMRTRAFGEEPAGTLLEAETVANVTLKLLTTDLTGQVINVVRGKD
- a CDS encoding LicD family protein → MGTSLGQRGIQLTIAEIGRHTTVSVLIDGHRVWSARTAEAKEYGRPGSLLLAWPDALRVRLHGTSDFSVIDTDTDETLVRRRLRFGTSAAPILVVDSSGRRLSVNKWGRLSASFDGDVEGDIQERVLASTQRVISAVEDLGRPTFIVGGTLLGAIRSGTFLPNDDDVDLAYLSEHSHPADLVLESYAIERDLRDRGFEVLRHSGAHLQILFRLPNGETDHYVDIFTAFFKDGEFFEPIHMQAELPRDAITPLSTVSFAGLDLPAPADPDAWLAACYGPQWRTPDPSFRFRTPRATRRRFYGWFGEHSLFRSLWLDQYAAAAAGTVQPESEQARRFAEQLAPGSLVVDVGCGDGADARYFASLGHRVIAFDFVWPAIERARALATDAGVDVDFRVLNVADRRDILGLTVELVAGGDSVNFFLRHSLDGLVDSDRLTILELMRRTMHPDSIGWLTTFGDSADGFSPVDPMSWHMPLRDQMRLALENDLHLELLHTEAAETPYGERVVLESILRRRGARTS
- a CDS encoding DUF6752 domain-containing protein, which translates into the protein MKDRTKKRMIRMGWKMSPETMAAMEEVHAFREEVAELRKAVADLKREVDESRRDSLRIAELTDVVVQKLAEFETRTEGGGVSAGS